One Vibrio neonatus genomic window carries:
- the metE gene encoding 5-methyltetrahydropteroyltriglutamate--homocysteine S-methyltransferase: MTTTHILGYPRVGEKRELKFALEKYWKGESDVNELRQVASEIRQKNWTLQQDNQLSFATAGDFAWYDHVLGTSLLLGHVPKRHQNGTPDLDTLFRIGRGQSQSTCGCAGHAASDMTKWFNTNYHYLVPEFSSADTFELSWTQLFDEISEAQAQGHTVKPVLLGPLSYLYLGKEVEEGFDRLTLLPKLLEAYQAIFAKLEQLNVEWVQIDEPILALELDAKWLDSFKGAYQTLQTNVKLLLTTYFDSITDVLPTITKLNVDGLHIDIASSPEQLSTVVDALPAQWVLSAGTINGRNVWRANLVEKLAALQDAKAKLGDRLWVATSCSLLHSPVDLDLETKLSTETKDWFAFAKQKVAEVNWLAKALEGDAQAIAYCEQYSQPIIERSKSTSVNKESVQRRIAGLTAKDAERSAAYPERAHHQKEVLKLPLLPTTTIGSFPQTSDVRKTRAAYKRGDISTTQYTEIIQGFIKDTVERQEKIGLDVLVHGEAERNDMVEYFAENLAGFQTTQFGWVQSYGSRCVKPAIVVADIEREHPITVDWTTYAQSLTDKPMKGMLTGPVTILCWTFPREDISRETITNQLAFALQDEVSDLEAAGINIIQIDEPAIREGLPLKARDHQHYLDWAVNAFKVSAASAKPETQIHTHMCYSEFNEIIDSVAALDADVITIETSRSNMELLNAFEEFNYPNEIGPGVYDIHSPNVPEVEWIEQLIEKAATRIPVERLWVNPDCGLKTRNWSETEESLKHLVEATKRLRAKLA, from the coding sequence ATGACAACGACACATATTCTAGGTTATCCACGAGTGGGCGAAAAACGCGAACTGAAATTTGCGCTAGAGAAATATTGGAAAGGCGAATCAGACGTCAACGAACTTCGCCAAGTTGCTTCTGAGATTCGACAAAAAAACTGGACGCTTCAACAAGATAATCAACTGTCATTTGCTACAGCAGGTGATTTTGCATGGTATGACCATGTGCTAGGAACCAGCCTTCTACTGGGTCATGTGCCAAAACGTCATCAAAATGGCACGCCGGATCTTGATACGCTATTTCGTATCGGTCGCGGTCAATCTCAATCAACCTGTGGTTGTGCAGGTCATGCGGCTTCTGACATGACTAAGTGGTTCAACACTAACTATCACTACCTTGTACCAGAGTTTTCTTCTGCCGATACTTTCGAACTAAGCTGGACACAACTTTTTGATGAAATCAGCGAAGCGCAAGCACAGGGCCACACCGTTAAGCCAGTACTATTAGGCCCACTGAGCTACCTTTACCTAGGTAAAGAAGTCGAAGAAGGCTTTGACCGTTTAACCCTACTGCCGAAACTATTAGAAGCGTATCAAGCGATTTTTGCAAAACTTGAACAGCTCAACGTAGAGTGGGTGCAAATTGATGAGCCTATCTTAGCCCTTGAGCTTGACGCAAAATGGTTAGATAGCTTTAAAGGCGCGTATCAAACACTGCAAACAAACGTTAAATTGCTACTGACCACGTACTTTGACTCTATCACTGATGTATTGCCGACCATTACTAAGCTTAATGTGGATGGTTTGCACATCGATATCGCAAGCTCGCCAGAGCAACTGTCAACTGTAGTTGATGCACTGCCAGCGCAATGGGTGTTATCTGCTGGTACGATCAATGGCCGTAACGTATGGCGTGCGAATCTAGTTGAAAAACTGGCGGCGCTACAAGATGCAAAAGCAAAACTAGGCGATCGCCTATGGGTGGCAACCTCTTGTTCACTGCTGCACAGCCCAGTTGATTTGGATCTCGAAACTAAATTGTCTACCGAAACCAAAGATTGGTTTGCGTTTGCTAAACAAAAAGTGGCGGAAGTGAACTGGCTTGCTAAAGCGCTAGAAGGCGACGCACAAGCGATTGCTTATTGTGAGCAATACAGCCAACCGATTATTGAGCGCAGCAAATCAACGTCAGTAAATAAAGAATCTGTACAGCGCCGCATTGCCGGTCTTACTGCAAAAGATGCTGAGCGTAGCGCGGCGTACCCTGAGCGTGCTCACCATCAAAAAGAAGTGTTAAAACTTCCCCTATTACCAACCACCACCATTGGTTCGTTCCCACAAACCAGTGATGTGAGAAAAACACGCGCCGCTTATAAACGTGGTGACATTTCTACTACGCAATACACTGAAATTATCCAAGGCTTTATTAAAGATACGGTTGAACGCCAAGAAAAAATTGGCCTAGATGTGCTAGTGCACGGCGAAGCTGAGCGTAATGACATGGTGGAATACTTTGCCGAGAACCTAGCGGGTTTCCAAACTACGCAATTTGGTTGGGTGCAAAGCTACGGCTCACGCTGTGTTAAGCCTGCTATCGTTGTGGCGGATATTGAACGTGAACATCCAATTACTGTTGATTGGACGACTTACGCACAGTCGCTAACTGATAAGCCAATGAAAGGTATGCTAACAGGCCCTGTTACTATCTTGTGCTGGACTTTCCCTCGTGAAGATATTTCAAGAGAAACCATCACTAACCAATTGGCCTTTGCTCTGCAAGATGAAGTGTCTGATTTGGAAGCAGCAGGCATCAATATTATCCAAATTGATGAGCCAGCAATTCGTGAAGGACTGCCATTAAAAGCGCGCGATCATCAGCATTATCTGGACTGGGCCGTAAACGCATTTAAAGTGTCAGCTGCTAGCGCCAAACCAGAAACTCAGATTCATACGCACATGTGTTACAGCGAGTTTAATGAGATCATTGATTCAGTGGCAGCCCTTGATGCAGACGTAATCACCATCGAAACTTCTCGTTCAAACATGGAGCTATTGAACGCGTTTGAAGAGTTCAACTATCCAAATGAAATTGGCCCAGGTGTGTACGATATTCACTCACCAAACGTGCCAGAAGTGGAATGGATTGAGCAATTGATTGAAAAAGCGGCTACTCGCATCCCAGTAGAACGCTTGTGGGTAAACCCTGATTGCGGACTAAAAACACGTAACTGGAGCGAAACAGAAGAGTCACTTAAGCACCTAGTGGAAGCCACTAAACGCTTACGTGCCAAGCTTGCGTAA
- a CDS encoding DUF4263 domain-containing protein, whose translation MAVGSIGKKQAKSGNVGYSDPVTIHETTRSRIDFVPFYITKSQGVELAGKIITYKKDKTPFGWLPVDEKSVSLQAGSLLKLYEAIKSHVAVKDETEGDFLLIRVNDGTAQLAEHDPQSVANALTAVLSQTEIVKHLENTDLSDELANALKGSIRLKDMKSAVNQLRNHLSNQENDEKIYQKWCEEYPWAFGNAYVVNDDVRAISPHDHLDLMLSNVIGGFRDIIELKRPNMEVLNYDSSHRNFYFSSEVSKAIGQCHRYMDVFNDVASKGLADHPEIVAYHPRATIVIGRSYDWSPEKHKALHGLNSRLTSLSIMTYDHLLNQGERIVNLLEPSQCTKSESNSIDNDDWLDFEF comes from the coding sequence TTGGCAGTAGGCTCAATTGGTAAAAAGCAAGCAAAGTCAGGAAACGTTGGGTACAGTGATCCAGTAACGATCCATGAGACCACGCGTTCAAGAATAGACTTTGTTCCATTCTATATAACTAAATCTCAAGGCGTAGAGCTTGCTGGAAAGATCATCACGTACAAGAAAGACAAAACTCCTTTTGGGTGGCTTCCCGTAGATGAGAAGTCTGTGTCATTACAAGCAGGATCGTTGCTCAAACTATATGAAGCAATTAAATCTCACGTTGCGGTTAAAGATGAAACAGAGGGTGACTTTCTTCTAATTCGTGTCAATGACGGTACAGCTCAATTAGCAGAGCATGACCCTCAATCCGTTGCAAATGCGTTAACAGCAGTGTTATCTCAAACTGAAATCGTTAAGCATCTGGAAAATACAGACCTATCTGATGAATTAGCAAATGCATTAAAAGGCTCTATCCGCCTAAAAGACATGAAGTCAGCAGTTAATCAATTACGTAACCATCTAAGCAACCAAGAAAACGATGAAAAGATATACCAAAAATGGTGTGAGGAATATCCTTGGGCATTTGGTAATGCATACGTTGTTAACGACGATGTTAGAGCTATCTCCCCTCATGATCATTTAGATTTGATGTTATCCAATGTCATTGGTGGTTTTCGGGATATCATCGAGTTGAAGCGCCCAAATATGGAAGTTTTAAACTACGATAGTTCTCATCGGAATTTCTATTTTTCTTCTGAAGTCTCTAAGGCAATTGGTCAATGCCATAGGTATATGGATGTCTTTAATGATGTTGCATCCAAAGGGTTAGCGGATCACCCCGAAATTGTTGCATATCATCCAAGAGCAACGATTGTTATTGGTCGTTCTTACGATTGGTCTCCTGAAAAGCATAAAGCGCTACATGGCTTGAATTCAAGGCTAACGAGTTTATCAATAATGACTTACGATCACCTTTTGAACCAAGGTGAAAGGATTGTAAATCTACTTGAACCCAGTCAATGTACTAAAAGTGAAAGCAATTCTATAGACAATGATGATTGGTTAGATTTCGAGTTTTAG
- a CDS encoding LacI family DNA-binding transcriptional regulator, with product MKKIRIVDVAQHAGVSKSTVSQYLNGRFGHMSAQTKIKIESAVKELNYVPNPIARSLKVEKTKTIGVVVRDITGFNTSRVMRGIDDYCKKHNYNVMIYNSDFDAKAEERALLSLKQMCVDGIIMTSSGLNSALINQFIDSGMPVVQFQLEYPDCQSHMVLSDYQEAAFQATEHLIEMGHKRICFVAQDFSDNRSRQARYQGYLDALNKHGLDASRDLILYWDRETGFEYSPVDVLQGAQAPSAFFTQHLAITVDLLQAFNAANIDVPQQASIIGFDEIPMVEMFKVPVSVLRQDAYQIGLETAKLTIESILGKHPQFQRTIVPCTLIKRDSVQRLT from the coding sequence ATGAAGAAAATACGAATTGTCGATGTAGCGCAGCACGCTGGCGTTTCTAAAAGTACTGTCTCTCAGTATCTAAATGGACGCTTTGGGCATATGTCAGCGCAAACCAAAATCAAAATAGAGTCGGCAGTGAAAGAGCTCAACTATGTGCCCAACCCTATCGCCAGAAGTTTAAAAGTCGAAAAAACCAAGACTATTGGTGTGGTGGTGCGTGATATTACCGGCTTTAATACCAGCCGAGTAATGCGGGGCATTGATGACTATTGTAAAAAGCACAACTACAACGTGATGATTTATAACAGTGATTTTGATGCCAAGGCCGAAGAGCGCGCTTTACTGTCCCTGAAACAAATGTGCGTAGATGGCATTATCATGACTTCATCTGGCCTAAACTCTGCGCTAATTAATCAATTTATTGATAGCGGCATGCCAGTTGTGCAATTCCAACTAGAGTATCCTGACTGTCAAAGTCATATGGTGCTATCGGATTATCAAGAAGCCGCCTTTCAAGCCACTGAGCACTTGATCGAAATGGGTCACAAGCGTATCTGTTTTGTCGCGCAAGATTTCTCAGATAACCGCTCACGTCAGGCGCGCTATCAAGGATATCTAGATGCGCTCAATAAGCATGGCTTGGATGCTAGCCGTGATTTAATTTTATATTGGGATAGAGAGACGGGCTTTGAATATAGCCCTGTTGACGTATTGCAAGGGGCGCAAGCACCCAGTGCGTTTTTCACCCAACATTTGGCGATCACTGTTGATCTACTACAAGCCTTTAACGCTGCCAATATTGACGTTCCACAACAAGCCTCAATTATTGGGTTTGATGAAATCCCTATGGTCGAAATGTTCAAAGTACCCGTTTCGGTATTGCGTCAAGACGCTTACCAAATCGGTCTAGAAACCGCCAAGCTCACCATTGAATCCATATTAGGAAAACACCCGCAGTTTCAACGCACTATTGTGCCTTGTACTTTAATTAAACGAGACTCGGTTCAGCGACTCACGTAA
- a CDS encoding type II toxin-antitoxin system TacA family antitoxin: MATTLPRITARVDADTQDLLTKAAAIAGMSSINSFVLSAAVEKAKQVIEREQALKLSQADAMLLMDALDKPATINSNLRAAAERYDSKVQ; the protein is encoded by the coding sequence ATGGCGACTACATTGCCTCGGATCACAGCTAGAGTTGATGCCGATACACAAGATTTGCTGACTAAGGCGGCGGCTATTGCTGGTATGTCTAGTATAAACTCATTTGTACTGAGTGCGGCTGTCGAGAAAGCTAAACAAGTTATCGAGCGTGAACAGGCTTTAAAGCTAAGCCAAGCTGATGCGATGTTGTTGATGGATGCACTAGATAAACCGGCGACAATAAACAGCAACCTAAGAGCTGCGGCCGAGCGTTACGATAGTAAAGTTCAATGA
- a CDS encoding GNAT family N-acetyltransferase → MMNTVLLDKAKHNRNRFNCGSEALNNYLKVMASQQAKKDNTRTFVLQDENDNTHVIGFYTLTMIPIDLKALPDKLQKKHQPSSSGGLIARLAVDDRYKSKGFGEWLLIDALRKLLAASDSVAFPVVIVDAKDGATQFYERYGFTPFQDADNKLFITISDIRASLG, encoded by the coding sequence ATGATGAACACAGTACTTCTAGATAAAGCTAAACATAATAGAAACCGCTTCAATTGTGGTAGTGAGGCTTTAAACAATTACTTAAAAGTAATGGCTAGCCAACAAGCCAAAAAAGACAATACCCGCACCTTTGTGTTGCAGGATGAAAACGATAATACTCATGTTATTGGTTTCTATACTTTGACCATGATACCGATTGATTTAAAAGCATTGCCGGACAAATTACAGAAGAAACATCAGCCATCGTCTTCTGGTGGTTTAATTGCTCGACTGGCAGTTGATGACCGATACAAAAGTAAAGGTTTTGGTGAGTGGCTTTTGATCGATGCACTAAGAAAATTACTTGCCGCTAGCGATAGTGTCGCTTTTCCTGTGGTTATTGTAGACGCGAAAGATGGCGCAACCCAGTTTTATGAACGCTATGGATTTACACCATTTCAAGATGCTGACAACAAGTTGTTCATCACAATATCTGATATTCGAGCAAGCTTGGGCTAG
- a CDS encoding Gfo/Idh/MocA family protein, giving the protein MTQKVLVFGTGFAGIGHAKAFRDAGAEVVGIVGRTEHVVAKVAQDLDIAYFGTDWAQALQECQPDIVSIATPGGAHVEAIKQAIECGCHIFCDKPLTESGETALEIYQLAKAKGVKTAFASSFRYMPEIMHAKQLVAEGAIGEPTEVECISHFNLDRHIPFGWSHRSEAGGGRLNNNFTHLLSIVTSVIGENILSISGEVRNDMPKAPVVEGVHNFTERRNFIPKDINDPKLKWRDCDVEWSYTVLAQLESRIPTANPVSVLFKHGGLTPRFNEDHIVFHGSKGSIYIKGHYGSGPLYLFKDGEWQEVALPSAIDQQLPNIECETQRSWTHLATQLVKDVSGIEVEPYQTFEDGCRYQLIIDLIRKNDRWVDVTNLL; this is encoded by the coding sequence ATGACTCAAAAAGTATTGGTATTTGGTACTGGATTTGCCGGAATTGGTCATGCGAAAGCGTTTCGTGATGCAGGCGCAGAAGTGGTCGGGATCGTGGGTCGTACTGAGCACGTTGTGGCAAAAGTGGCGCAAGATTTAGACATTGCTTATTTTGGCACTGATTGGGCGCAAGCCCTACAAGAATGTCAGCCTGATATTGTATCAATTGCAACTCCTGGCGGCGCACACGTTGAAGCCATTAAACAGGCAATTGAGTGTGGCTGTCATATCTTCTGCGATAAGCCATTAACCGAAAGCGGCGAAACGGCGCTTGAAATTTACCAGCTAGCCAAGGCCAAAGGCGTGAAAACTGCATTTGCATCGAGTTTCCGTTACATGCCTGAAATTATGCACGCTAAACAACTAGTTGCCGAGGGCGCGATTGGCGAACCGACCGAAGTAGAATGTATTTCTCACTTTAATCTTGATAGACATATTCCGTTTGGCTGGTCTCATCGCTCTGAAGCGGGCGGTGGTCGTTTAAACAATAACTTTACGCACCTCTTGTCTATCGTGACTTCTGTGATTGGCGAAAACATCTTGTCTATCAGCGGCGAAGTGCGCAACGACATGCCAAAAGCCCCTGTGGTTGAAGGCGTGCATAACTTCACGGAGCGTCGCAACTTCATCCCTAAAGATATCAACGATCCCAAGCTGAAATGGCGCGATTGTGACGTAGAATGGTCATATACGGTATTGGCACAATTGGAAAGCCGCATTCCTACTGCGAATCCAGTATCGGTACTGTTTAAGCACGGCGGATTAACTCCGCGCTTTAATGAAGACCACATTGTGTTTCATGGCAGTAAAGGCTCTATTTATATTAAAGGCCATTACGGCAGTGGCCCTTTATATCTATTTAAAGATGGCGAGTGGCAAGAAGTGGCATTGCCTAGCGCCATTGATCAGCAATTACCCAATATCGAATGTGAAACTCAGCGAAGCTGGACACACTTAGCCACGCAATTGGTAAAAGATGTCAGCGGCATTGAAGTTGAACCGTATCAAACCTTCGAAGACGGCTGTCGTTATCAGCTGATTATTGATTTGATTCGTAAGAATGATCGTTGGGTGGATGTGACAAATCTGCTTTAA
- the yjeH gene encoding L-methionine/branched-chain amino acid transporter: protein MAELKRDITLIGGIGQMSTTLLGTGLFMVPAIAASIAGESMLWAWWLLIIAVCPIAFTFAALGKRYPNAGGASYFVKKAFGSRLEKVIALLFISVIPVGVPAAITIAGGFAQQFLPQALAKPIIAQLLVVVLLMVVNFSGSKISSQFQTGIAIGIAVLVGLFLWFGDITATDAIPTAVTSSTHFSHIGNAIAVMFWCFVGIEAFAHMGEEFKRPERDYPLAILIGCLIAGAVYYLFSTVVLKYHAYGTQALNTTSVPYLANLLFGPKVSWLISLTGFLACFATINLYTQSLSRMLWSLAREYRPATAMTRLSPKGVPTKATAIVGITLALSCVLGDLSNIDVEVFLTLANGIFVVIYLFAMLSAIKLLTGRGRYLAILSTGLCVLVLFSIGIAMSYALGLLVLLWLFMPESKPRN from the coding sequence ATGGCAGAGCTAAAAAGAGACATCACACTTATTGGTGGTATAGGACAAATGTCGACCACCTTGCTCGGAACTGGGCTATTTATGGTTCCGGCCATCGCCGCCAGTATTGCAGGGGAAAGCATGCTTTGGGCATGGTGGCTGCTGATCATTGCCGTGTGCCCTATCGCCTTTACCTTTGCCGCCCTTGGTAAACGTTATCCAAATGCGGGAGGCGCGTCTTATTTTGTGAAAAAGGCATTCGGTTCTCGGCTCGAAAAAGTCATTGCGCTGTTGTTTATTAGCGTTATCCCCGTCGGCGTTCCCGCAGCGATCACAATTGCCGGCGGTTTTGCACAACAATTTTTACCGCAAGCACTAGCAAAACCCATTATTGCTCAGCTACTTGTTGTGGTGCTGTTGATGGTAGTTAACTTCTCAGGAAGTAAAATCTCTAGTCAGTTTCAAACAGGGATTGCTATCGGCATTGCCGTATTAGTCGGGCTATTTTTATGGTTTGGAGATATCACTGCCACTGATGCTATACCCACAGCAGTCACTAGTAGCACTCACTTTAGTCACATTGGTAATGCCATTGCCGTGATGTTTTGGTGCTTTGTCGGCATTGAAGCCTTTGCGCACATGGGAGAGGAATTTAAACGCCCTGAGCGAGATTACCCGTTAGCCATTTTAATCGGCTGTTTGATTGCAGGTGCGGTGTATTATCTGTTTTCTACTGTGGTATTGAAGTATCACGCCTACGGCACTCAAGCGCTAAATACCACCTCTGTTCCCTATCTTGCCAACTTACTGTTTGGGCCTAAAGTCAGTTGGCTAATTAGCTTAACCGGCTTTTTAGCTTGCTTTGCCACCATCAATCTCTATACGCAAAGCCTATCACGCATGTTGTGGTCTTTAGCGCGCGAGTATCGCCCAGCCACTGCTATGACTCGTCTCTCGCCAAAGGGCGTACCAACAAAAGCAACAGCCATTGTCGGCATCACGCTTGCGCTATCTTGCGTGCTGGGTGATTTATCCAATATTGATGTCGAAGTATTCCTAACACTAGCAAACGGCATTTTTGTGGTGATTTACCTGTTCGCCATGCTAAGTGCAATTAAATTATTGACCGGACGAGGTCGCTATCTAGCCATACTTTCCACTGGACTGTGCGTACTGGTTTTATTCTCTATCGGAATCGCAATGAGTTACGCTCTTGGGCTATTGGTGCTTCTGTGGTTGTTTATGCCAGAGAGTAAGCCGAGAAATTAG
- the manD gene encoding D-mannonate dehydratase ManD — MIIQDIKVFVTNPGRNFVTVKVITDEGVYGLGDATVNGREMAVATYLEEHVKPCLIGRDPHRIEDIWQYLYMGVYWRRGPITMAAIAAIDMALWDIKGKVAGLPVYQLLGGKCRDGVTLYAHANGETIEDTLDKAAQCIEQGFSAVRLQSAIPGLSETYGVLGDKKDYFELQGNRPLPPEQDWSTSKYFDLVPELFAKAKERFGNKAKFLHDTHSRLTPIESAKLGKMLEPYNLMFLEDASIAENQENYKLIRHHTTTPLALGETYNTIWDCKDLIQNQWIDFIRCAATHAGGITGMKKIADFAAVYNVRTAPHGAPDLSPICFAAHMHLNISTHNFGIQEFVGFGNEECKSIFKHDMKLENGMILVSDAPGLGVEFDEQEAAKYEYKRSYLPVSRLEDGTLWHW; from the coding sequence ATGATTATCCAAGACATTAAAGTATTTGTTACCAACCCAGGTCGAAATTTTGTCACTGTGAAAGTAATCACAGATGAAGGCGTGTATGGATTGGGTGATGCCACCGTTAATGGGCGAGAAATGGCAGTGGCGACCTATCTTGAAGAACACGTAAAACCTTGTTTAATTGGCCGTGACCCGCATCGCATTGAAGACATTTGGCAATACTTATACATGGGCGTGTATTGGCGTCGAGGCCCAATTACTATGGCCGCTATTGCCGCTATTGATATGGCATTGTGGGACATTAAAGGTAAGGTAGCAGGGCTTCCTGTTTATCAATTATTGGGTGGTAAATGCCGCGATGGCGTAACCTTGTATGCACACGCCAATGGTGAAACCATTGAAGACACCTTAGATAAAGCCGCGCAATGTATCGAACAGGGCTTTAGCGCCGTTCGTTTGCAATCGGCTATTCCGGGATTATCGGAAACTTATGGCGTGCTTGGTGATAAGAAAGATTACTTTGAACTGCAAGGCAACCGCCCATTACCTCCAGAGCAGGATTGGTCTACCAGTAAATATTTTGATCTTGTTCCTGAGTTGTTCGCTAAAGCCAAAGAACGTTTTGGTAACAAAGCCAAATTCTTGCATGATACCCACAGTCGTCTGACGCCAATCGAATCAGCAAAACTAGGCAAAATGTTAGAACCGTATAACTTGATGTTCCTAGAAGATGCATCCATTGCTGAAAACCAAGAAAATTATAAACTGATCCGTCATCACACCACCACGCCACTGGCGCTTGGCGAAACCTACAATACGATTTGGGATTGCAAAGATCTTATTCAAAATCAGTGGATTGACTTTATTCGTTGCGCCGCGACTCACGCTGGTGGCATTACTGGAATGAAAAAGATTGCTGATTTTGCCGCCGTTTACAACGTGCGCACCGCACCACATGGCGCGCCAGATCTATCACCAATCTGTTTTGCCGCGCACATGCATCTTAATATCTCAACGCATAATTTTGGCATTCAAGAGTTTGTTGGCTTTGGCAATGAAGAGTGTAAATCCATCTTCAAACACGATATGAAACTTGAAAATGGCATGATTTTGGTCAGCGATGCTCCAGGGCTAGGCGTCGAGTTTGATGAGCAAGAAGCTGCAAAATATGAATACAAACGTTCTTACTTACCTGTGAGTCGCCTCGAAGATGGCACTTTATGGCACTGGTAA